A stretch of Brassica rapa cultivar Chiifu-401-42 chromosome A08, CAAS_Brap_v3.01, whole genome shotgun sequence DNA encodes these proteins:
- the LOC103834017 gene encoding uncharacterized protein LOC103834017 isoform X1 gives MMMVTAPLCPLFRPPPDPPPCKFLPLASLSLVTPPEPPDPPDVPAVVALLRYLNTSSSLFPLAMTQNPDLDFPSLTPESRGCDVPFLLLGVSSVVFGCIFSIPSTQAFTQISTLKPPSRMATKNGGGGGSPVSASDTSLPYGFLSPVIYSMQFLYGFHDGCWCWACVSLFSVAGGREVHCPLQAVEYGCGGLWFSACSSVKSVFVPNISSYME, from the exons atgatgatggtgactGCTCCTCTCTGTCCGCTGTTCAGGCCTCCTCCTGACCCACCACCGTGCAAGTTCCTCCCGTTGGCTTCCCTCTCTCTCGTCACTCCGCCGGAACCACCAGATCCTCCGGATGTACCCGCCGTCGTTGCTCTTCTTCGCTACCTCAACACCTCTTCCAGTCTCTTTCCTCTGGCAATGACTCAAAACCCAGATCTGGATTTCCCAAGTTTGACGCCTGAGTCTCGAGGCTGTGACGTTCCCTTCTTGTTATTGGGGGTTTCATCAGTCGTCTTTGGCTGTATCTTCTCCATACCATCTACTCAAGCTTTTACCCAGATCTCAACTCTAAAGCCACCATCTAGGATGGCTACAAagaatggtggtggtggtggttccCCTGTGTCCGCTAGTGACACTTCATTACCCTACGGGTTTCTTTCTCCTGTGATATACAG TATGCAGTTCTTGTACGGGTTCCATGACGGATGTTGGTGTTGGGCTTGTGTATCTCTCTTCTCTGTGGCAGGTGGAAGAGAAGTTCATTGTCCTCTTCAAGCCGTGGAATATGGATGTGGCGGGTTATGGTTTTCCGCTTGTTCCTCAGTTAAATCAGTATTCGTTCCTAATATTTCCTCCTATATGGAGTGA
- the LOC103834017 gene encoding uncharacterized protein LOC103834017 isoform X2 has protein sequence MMMVTAPLCPLFRPPPDPPPCKFLPLASLSLVTPPEPPDPPDVPAVVALLRYLNTSSSLFPLAMTQNPDLDFPSLTPESRGCDVPFLLLGVSSVVFGCIFSIPSTQAFTQISTLKPPSRMATKNGGGGGSPVSASDTSLPYGFLSPVIYRWKRSSLSSSSRGIWMWRVMVFRLFLS, from the exons atgatgatggtgactGCTCCTCTCTGTCCGCTGTTCAGGCCTCCTCCTGACCCACCACCGTGCAAGTTCCTCCCGTTGGCTTCCCTCTCTCTCGTCACTCCGCCGGAACCACCAGATCCTCCGGATGTACCCGCCGTCGTTGCTCTTCTTCGCTACCTCAACACCTCTTCCAGTCTCTTTCCTCTGGCAATGACTCAAAACCCAGATCTGGATTTCCCAAGTTTGACGCCTGAGTCTCGAGGCTGTGACGTTCCCTTCTTGTTATTGGGGGTTTCATCAGTCGTCTTTGGCTGTATCTTCTCCATACCATCTACTCAAGCTTTTACCCAGATCTCAACTCTAAAGCCACCATCTAGGATGGCTACAAagaatggtggtggtggtggttccCCTGTGTCCGCTAGTGACACTTCATTACCCTACGGGTTTCTTTCTCCTGTGATATACAG GTGGAAGAGAAGTTCATTGTCCTCTTCAAGCCGTGGAATATGGATGTGGCGGGTTATGGTTTTCCGCTTGTTCCTCAGTTAA